The DNA window TGGGATGGATCATCAAGCCAAAAGATCGGCCTGGCAGGGGGGCTACTGTAGTTTCAAAGAATGATGAATTGTTATCCCAAAATAGCAATCCTGTAACAGATACTTCTCCAGCGTTATCCGTTGGTGCGGCTATGGTAGATGCCGGCCAGCAGGGTGTGGTCAAAAACGCTAAAATAAAAGTGTGGAAAAGATATGCGGATGGGGGAGAAAACGCCAAAGTTGCGGAGGATCAGGCGTTCAATCAAGATCCTGTTCCAGTGAAAATTATCAAGATGGGAGAAGATGAGGCCAACACTTCTGAATGTTTAGATGTGTTTTATTGTCCGTGGTGTCATAAAGCCTATCAAGTGGATCAAGGGATTACTCAAGAAGCAAATGTTATATTTCGGTGTATAAAATGTAATAAGTCAGTAGTTTTGCATTTTTAACAATTTGAATTGGAATATTGCTTCATTTGGGGCATACTTTGAAAAACTCTGAAGCTAATCTGGAGGGAATTATGCCCCAGCCGAGCCATATCCGAGATGTACGACTGATGCAGTATTTGCGTCTGTTCAGCAATGTGTTTAGTTTGCCCCAATGGAAGTACGTTGTGACAGTATTCCTGGGTTTATTGCACTGTGATGAACGGCGCACCCTGTCAGCTTTGTTACGCCAAGTGTTCACCAAGGTGACTATCTTTGGCTTGTGCTATTTTCTACGGACAGCCAAGTGGTCAGTGGAAGCGTTGACGACTGTCTGTCAGGCCCATTTCTATGCTCAAGTAGCTCCCTTGGCGGCCAAAGTCCATTGAACTCCTCGGCACAAAGCCCATCTCGCCTGATCATGCTAATGTTTTCCCCTCTGATCATTTTGGTTTGGTCGGCAAATTAAAGTGGTCCTGAAACCCAGATTGCAAAATTAGATAAAACGAGTTATACTTAACATAATACAGAGCGTTTTTGCCTGATTTGGGAGAAATTAGGTATGGAGGAGGTTAACGTCTTTGCCCCACTCAATATGGAGGCAGTCGTCGTTCTGGCGGCGGCCATTGTGGCCGGGATAGTGCTGGCCTTTACTTTATTCGCTCCCTTTGATCGCCTTTTTACCACCATTCATGAGTTAGGTCATGTTTTTGCCGCTATACTCACCGGGGGTGAAGTGAAGGGCTTTGAAGTCCACTTTAGAAGCAAAGGCAGCCAGAAAGGGGTAACAAATTTTGAGAAGGGAGACCCTCATTATATCATTCCGGCAGGGTATATGGCCACCGCAATTTTCACCACAGGATTGACCTTGGTGAGTGGCTTGCCGTACCTTGCGCCTTACGCTGTGAGTTTTTTAGGTATTTTGTTGATTTTTAGCGTTTTGCGTCATGGCCGATCTCTATCAACGGCAATTATCGGGCTGGCCTTGGGCACCGGATTCATTTGGGTGGCCTGGAATAGTGCATTGATCTGGTCAGTCTTTTTACTTTACTTACTCGCTGTCATAGGCATAGTGGTAGCTATTCGTGACTCGCGGACAATAACCCACCTGGCCCGCTTTGATCCCGCAGGTATCCACGATGCCGCTCAAATGGCCAAACTCACCGGCCGGTCGGCAAAATTTTGGGCTGCCGCCTGGTCCATCACAACGTTTTTGATGATAGCCGTAGCTCTCTGGTTTACCTGGCTGCGTCATTTATCCGCGTGAATTGTCCTCCTGGCCCATCCTCTCTTCTCTCAACAGCGAAAACCATTCAATATCAAGATTCCGGCCTTTTAAGAATATTGCTTGCCTGGCAATCCCTTCGCTCTTGAAGCCGCATTTTTGGGCCACTTTTTTTGAAGCCGGATTGCCCACCACCACGCTCAATTGCAGCCGGTTGATCTTTTTGGTTTCAAACAAAAACTTGACCAACAACGACAACGCTTCGGTCATGCATCCTTTGTTTCGACTGGCCCGGTCAAAAAGGATGTAGCCAATTTCAAGCCCGTCAAAATACGGCACGGATTTGAAATACCAAATGCTACCCAATATTTTGTCCTTTTTATTGACAATCACCAACCGGCCAAAATTCTCACTCCAAAAGCCATGTTCGGCAAAATCCTTTTTGAAGGCCGGTTGAGCCGTCAGGAAAACCGGAAAATAATCCCCCCTGTTCTCGATATCCGACCAAAAATTGAACAAAATGTCCAAATCTTTCTCTTGAATCACGCGTAAGTTGATTTTGTCGCCTTTAATCATTGGTAATGTTCTCCTTGCTGACGAAAAATTCAGTGTTTTTGGCTGGCAAGGTATGGTATGGCCTTCAGCCTGGTTTGTCAAAGCCAAAGCCGAGATTTGCTCTATATCTTTGACAAGACCTCCGATGCCGGGTGTGTCCAGAATTTTAGGAAAGCACAGGGGGAAATTTGGGGGGATACCCCCTACACCGCCCGGTCCTCCTAAAATATCGGACAGACCCTCCGATGCCGGAGGTCTTGACATTACCTTGGAAAGAACGTATATTAGGGCATCGTTGCTGAAGGGAGTCAGTCGGTGACCACGCCCACTCAACAATCCGTCCCCCAGCGAGACCTGGCCTGGCAGATAATGCGGGCCGCCCTGCAAGCCGTTGACCCGGCTCAAGCCGTTCGCCGGTGCCTGCATCTCACCGAAAACAACCTGATCGTTTCAGACCCCCACGGCCCTGAACAAACTTACCATCTGGCCGACTTCGACCGGGTATTGGTTGTGGGCGGGGGCAAAGCCGGGGCGCCAATGGCCGCTGCGGCGGCAGAGGTTTTGGGCGACTACCTATCCGGCGGCGTGGTGCTGGTCAAACATAAACACACCCTGGCCGACCCCACCGCTACCGGCCTCATCGAAATTATCGAGGCCGGCCATCCCCTGCCCGACCAGGCCGGTGTGCGTGGGGCGCAAAAGATCATTGATTTGCTGCACAGCGCCACCGCCCGTCACCTGGTGCTGTGTCTTATCTCCGGTGGCGGTTCGGCGCTGCTGACCGCGCCGGTAGCGGGTGTTTCTTTGGCCGATTTGCAGGCGCTGACCCAAATTCTGCTGGCCTGCGGCGCCCCTATCCATCAAATCAACACCGTGCGCAAGCACCTCTCGCGGCTCAAGGGCGGGCAGTTGGCGCGATGGGCCGCCCCGGCCACAGTGGTCAGCCTTATCCTGTCCGACGTGGTGGGCGACCCCCTGGACGTGATTGCCTCCGGCCCCACCGTGCCCGACCCCACTACTTTTGCCGACGCCTGGACTGTGTTGACGCGCTATCGGGTAGAGAACGACATCCCGGCGGCCATCGGGCGCCATCTTACCGCCGGACTTAGCGGCCAACTGGCCGACACCCCCAAACCCGGCGCTCCCGTTTTTGACCGGGTGCAAAACATTATTGTGGGCAGCAACCGGCTGGCGGCCCGCGCTGCGGCTGACACTGCCGAAAAGCTGGGCTTTGACCTGGTATTGCTGACAACGTTTAGCGAGGGTGAAGCGCGGGAGGTAGGGCGAGTGGTGGCGGGCCTGGCCAAAGGTTTGGCTCGCGGCGAAACCATGCATCCGGCAGGCAGGCCAATTGCTAAACCCGCCTGTTTGATTTTGGGAGGAGAAACAACGGTAACGTTACGGGGCAACGGCCAGGGAGGGCGCAATCAAGAAATGGCCCTGGCTGCGGCCCTGGCTCTGACCGGTTGGGACAACGTCCTTATTGCTTGCCTGGCCACCGACGGCACCGACGGCCCCACCGACGCGGCCGGCGCTTTTGCCGATGGCACAACCGTGGCCCGCGCCGCCGCCTTGGGCCTGGACGCCGCAGATTTCCTGGCTCGCAACGACGCCTATCACTTTTTTGAACCGTTGGGCGATTTGATTATGACCGGGCCGACCCGGACGAATGTGAATGATTTGACGTTGATTTTAGTCGGCCGTAAGGAGAACTCAAATGAAAGCGATGATTTTGAACGAATTGGGCAACCTGGCCGAAAACAACTCGCCCCTTGAACTAACCGACCTGCCTGATCCCCTTCCCGGCGAAAAGGAAATTTTGGTGAAAGTTTTGGCCTGCGGCGTATGCCACACCGAGTTGGACGAAATTGAAGGCCGCACTCCGCCGCCGCAGTTGCCCGTTGTTTTGGGCCATCAGGTGGTGGGCCGTGTGGTAGAAATGGGCCGGGCCGCCCAAAAACACAAGGTCGGCGATAGAGTGGGCATTGCCTGGATTTACTCCAGTTGCGGGCGGTGCCGGTTCTGTCAAACCGGGCAAGAGAATCTATGCCCCAATTTTAAGGCCACCGGCCGGGATGCCAACGGTGGTTATGCCGAGTATATAACCGTGCCGGAAGACTTTGCCTATCCTATCCCCCCAACCTTTTCTGATCTTGGAGCGGCGCCGTTGTTATGCGCCGGAGCCGTGGGTTATCGTTCGCTCCGGCTGGCTGGCCTGCAAGATGGACAGAATTTGGGATTCACCGGCTTTGGCGCGTCGGCGCACCTGGTTTTGCCGATGGCGCGGCACCGCTATCCGCGGGCCAAAATATTTGTGTTTGCCCGCAATCCCAAAGAGCGAGAATTTGCCCGGGAACTGGGCGCGGTGTGGGCCGGTGATACAGCCGAAAAAGCGCCC is part of the Anaerolineae bacterium genome and encodes:
- a CDS encoding M50 family metallopeptidase, whose translation is MEEVNVFAPLNMEAVVVLAAAIVAGIVLAFTLFAPFDRLFTTIHELGHVFAAILTGGEVKGFEVHFRSKGSQKGVTNFEKGDPHYIIPAGYMATAIFTTGLTLVSGLPYLAPYAVSFLGILLIFSVLRHGRSLSTAIIGLALGTGFIWVAWNSALIWSVFLLYLLAVIGIVVAIRDSRTITHLARFDPAGIHDAAQMAKLTGRSAKFWAAAWSITTFLMIAVALWFTWLRHLSA
- a CDS encoding zinc-dependent alcohol dehydrogenase family protein codes for the protein MKAMILNELGNLAENNSPLELTDLPDPLPGEKEILVKVLACGVCHTELDEIEGRTPPPQLPVVLGHQVVGRVVEMGRAAQKHKVGDRVGIAWIYSSCGRCRFCQTGQENLCPNFKATGRDANGGYAEYITVPEDFAYPIPPTFSDLGAAPLLCAGAVGYRSLRLAGLQDGQNLGFTGFGASAHLVLPMARHRYPRAKIFVFARNPKEREFARELGAVWAGDTAEKAPEKLNAIIDTTPVWKPVVEALKNLAPGGRLVINAIRKEDGDKEYLLRLDYSTHLWLEKEIKSVANVTRRDVQECLQLAAEIPLKPTVEQFPLAEANQALLELKTQKIRGAKVLQIG
- a CDS encoding GNAT family N-acetyltransferase, with the protein product MIKGDKINLRVIQEKDLDILFNFWSDIENRGDYFPVFLTAQPAFKKDFAEHGFWSENFGRLVIVNKKDKILGSIWYFKSVPYFDGLEIGYILFDRASRNKGCMTEALSLLVKFLFETKKINRLQLSVVVGNPASKKVAQKCGFKSEGIARQAIFLKGRNLDIEWFSLLREERMGQEDNSRG
- a CDS encoding glycerate kinase — protein: MRAALQAVDPAQAVRRCLHLTENNLIVSDPHGPEQTYHLADFDRVLVVGGGKAGAPMAAAAAEVLGDYLSGGVVLVKHKHTLADPTATGLIEIIEAGHPLPDQAGVRGAQKIIDLLHSATARHLVLCLISGGGSALLTAPVAGVSLADLQALTQILLACGAPIHQINTVRKHLSRLKGGQLARWAAPATVVSLILSDVVGDPLDVIASGPTVPDPTTFADAWTVLTRYRVENDIPAAIGRHLTAGLSGQLADTPKPGAPVFDRVQNIIVGSNRLAARAAADTAEKLGFDLVLLTTFSEGEAREVGRVVAGLAKGLARGETMHPAGRPIAKPACLILGGETTVTLRGNGQGGRNQEMALAAALALTGWDNVLIACLATDGTDGPTDAAGAFADGTTVARAAALGLDAADFLARNDAYHFFEPLGDLIMTGPTRTNVNDLTLILVGRKENSNESDDFERIGQPGRKQLAP